In Flavobacterium piscisymbiosum, the sequence ATTTTTGGTTGCATTATAAACTTCAGACAACTTATTATAGTAATTCTTTTGATCAACAATAAAAGGTGTTTTTTCTAAAAGATACTCCAGATTGGCTTTTGCTTTATCATAGTTTTTTAATTTAAAATTTACTTCGTACTCTGCATATTTCAACCTGTTTAATGCGATTTGGTTTTGATGCTTTTCTGCCGATTTAATACCTTTCCCGTAACTCGCCAAAGCATCTGCATTTTTATTTAACCTGGCATAATACAATCCTTCAGAATAAAAATAAGAATCGTTTAAATTCGATTCAGGGAAATTCTTCAAGGTCGAAAATGCTTTATCAAGTACTTTTTGGGCATCATAAAAATGCTGTAACTCTACTAAATTTTCAGCATTAATAATATACGTTTCCATTTTTGACTCAGCCAGCGTTGGTGATTTTTTAATAGCTCTTTCGATATATTTCTGAGCTTCACTTAAATATTCACTCGCTTTTTCGCGTTCGTTGTTATTCATAAAAATAATAGCAACCGCTTTATACAATCCGCTTATCAATTCATAATCACGGCTTTTTTTAGCAGCAGGAATAGCTTCATTAATAAGCAGTTTCATATAACCCTTTTCGTTGTTCTTTCGTTGCTGCATGATACCGTAATTCTGCAGAATAATGGCACGGAGTCGAAATGCTTCGGTATTATAATACTTTTTTAGCTTATTGTTCCCTTCAAATAGCGCTTTTTCGAAGCCATCAGCATCACCTTTTTCTAAAAAACTATAAGCATTATAAAAGATTCCTGCATCATTTAAGAACGGAAATCTTCTTTTTAGTTTATTAGCCTGTTCTAAATATTCTTTTGATTTTTTGACATCCTGAACCATCAAATACATTTTAGACAACTTAAAGCTATACAAGCATTTAATACTATCTGACTTAGTGTTTTTGGCAATTTTAGCAATACTGTCTATATAAACCGAATCATCATCAAGAGAAAGAATTACCTGCGAATGCGAAACGGCAGATAAAAAAAGAAATAATATT encodes:
- a CDS encoding tetratricopeptide repeat-containing sensor histidine kinase yields the protein MKKIYLLILFLFLSAVSHSQVILSLDDDSVYIDSIAKIAKNTKSDSIKCLYSFKLSKMYLMVQDVKKSKEYLEQANKLKRRFPFLNDAGIFYNAYSFLEKGDADGFEKALFEGNNKLKKYYNTEAFRLRAIILQNYGIMQQRKNNEKGYMKLLINEAIPAAKKSRDYELISGLYKAVAIIFMNNNEREKASEYLSEAQKYIERAIKKSPTLAESKMETYIINAENLVELQHFYDAQKVLDKAFSTLKNFPESNLNDSYFYSEGLYYARLNKNADALASYGKGIKSAEKHQNQIALNRLKYAEYEVNFKLKNYDKAKANLEYLLEKTPFIVDQKNYYNKLSEVYNATKNYDKAYFYSNKSNRINDSLNGTKFKSEIVELEAKYKKAESEKKITMLQSLNDKAALMVYSNRLNSLLFAGLSFLLLVIVLFLWIFNKNQKKLSIQKEINLKQELSAFENRHKLSVSKALIQGEEMERKRIARELHDGLGSMLSSVKIHLNLAKKENAETVNGVDAMLDNSIKELRNISQNLMPESLLELSLEHALRDLCAANSNAVTKVEFQYLIKKSRLPKNSEIMIYRIIQELLNNALKYAKASQVLVSCSQNKDVFFITVEDNGVGFDVLDPKNKNGMGLKNIKNRVEFLNGKLEIDSKRNQGTSAYIELNVINENQENE